In a single window of the Eshraghiella crossota genome:
- a CDS encoding acyltransferase, with the protein MENNKKYILYFDLLNIFACFAVVALHVNGAVHTFAKTRNWVSCMFIEALFYFAVPVFFMLTGATLMNYRKRYDTGAFFKKRIFKTFVPFMIWSIIGICWSIFYTKGMKISDINTPAKFISAVINCKGMGIYWFFPALFSVYLTIPLFSLVDEDKRIEKKGIFTYLILVYIVLNVLLPFVCRLTGIQWNSALNAVSCGGYVVWFLIGYLLANTDINKKFRILIYILGLIGFFMYFYLTVQNSFKTGKFDKTYAGYMNIPAIFMGTAVFVLFKYGKWNSIEKHEKAVRFVRNLSAASFGVYLIHYYLKDFSIRHFGIDPRSTLYRIVGTFIIYGLSVIIVRVIQKIPVIRKMVP; encoded by the coding sequence ATGGAAAATAATAAGAAATATATTTTATATTTTGACCTGCTCAATATATTTGCATGCTTTGCTGTAGTGGCATTGCATGTAAACGGAGCAGTTCACACATTTGCAAAGACAAGAAACTGGGTTTCATGTATGTTTATTGAAGCCCTGTTTTATTTTGCTGTACCTGTTTTTTTTATGCTGACGGGTGCCACACTTATGAATTACAGGAAAAGATATGATACCGGGGCTTTCTTTAAAAAAAGAATTTTCAAGACATTTGTTCCGTTTATGATATGGAGTATCATAGGAATATGCTGGTCAATATTTTATACAAAAGGAATGAAAATTTCCGATATCAATACACCGGCAAAATTTATCAGTGCCGTTATTAATTGCAAAGGAATGGGAATATACTGGTTTTTTCCGGCATTGTTCTCGGTATATCTGACAATTCCATTGTTTTCCCTGGTAGATGAGGACAAGAGGATTGAAAAAAAAGGGATATTTACATATCTTATACTTGTTTATATTGTGCTGAATGTTTTATTGCCATTTGTATGCAGATTGACGGGGATACAGTGGAATTCTGCACTTAATGCAGTAAGCTGCGGCGGATATGTGGTTTGGTTTCTCATTGGATATCTTCTTGCTAATACAGACATTAATAAAAAGTTCAGAATATTGATATATATTCTTGGACTTATAGGCTTCTTTATGTATTTTTATTTAACGGTCCAAAACTCCTTTAAAACAGGAAAATTTGACAAAACCTATGCAGGGTATATGAATATTCCTGCTATATTTATGGGAACAGCAGTCTTTGTACTCTTTAAATATGGAAAATGGAATTCAATAGAGAAGCACGAAAAAGCCGTTAGGTTTGTAAGAAATCTCTCGGCAGCCAGCTTTGGGGTATATCTAATCCATTATTACCTTAAAGATTTTTCAATCAGGCATTTTGGCATTGACCCAAGAAGTACTTTATATAGAATTGTTGGAACATTTATTATATATGGATTAAGTGTTATTATTGTCAGGGTAATACAAAAAATCCCTGTTATAAGGAAAATGGTACCGTAA
- a CDS encoding MBOAT family O-acyltransferase: MIGKRNDMVFSNAVFLFIFLPVVIAGYYILRGKARNYWLLLVSIFFYAWNKPSFTIILLGSIVLNYFGALLVEKAGQTGKKKLWLVLTVVCNLLILFYFKYFNFTIRTLKKIFDIHTQFANVLLPIGISFFTFQGLSYVVDVYRGDVPAQKNVFKLGMYISMFPQLVAGPIVRYKDIATEIDNRKVTTEDFAYGIQRFILGLFKKIIIADNMAIIANAMFDCNPKLNSVSLAWLGIIAYSLQIFFDFAGYSDMAIGLGRMFGFHFLENFNYPYISKSITEFWRRWHISLSSFFRDYVYIPLGGNRKHVYLNVAIVFLLTGIWHGAAFTYIAWGIWHGIFNLTEKFIKSHSKSKEVTGHNFKRVIVSVFQHVYTMLVVMLGWVMFRSSGIKHAFNYIKSLFGLNNPEISVYNVWLYLNKWSFLILILGLIMCTPLLKKLYGLLKRKVNEKILTPVKYILLLALLLLCVLQVASNSYSAFIYFQF, translated from the coding sequence ATGATAGGAAAGAGGAATGATATGGTCTTTAGCAATGCGGTATTCCTGTTTATTTTTTTGCCTGTAGTTATAGCAGGTTATTATATACTGAGAGGTAAAGCGAGAAATTACTGGCTTCTTCTCGTAAGTATATTTTTTTATGCGTGGAATAAACCATCGTTTACTATAATTTTATTAGGAAGTATTGTACTGAATTATTTTGGAGCACTGCTTGTAGAAAAAGCAGGACAGACCGGAAAAAAGAAACTTTGGCTTGTACTTACAGTTGTCTGTAATCTTTTGATATTGTTCTATTTCAAATATTTTAATTTTACAATAAGAACGCTTAAGAAAATATTTGATATTCATACCCAGTTTGCCAATGTTTTATTGCCTATTGGAATATCATTTTTTACATTTCAAGGTTTATCTTATGTTGTGGACGTGTACAGGGGAGATGTACCTGCACAGAAGAATGTGTTTAAACTTGGAATGTACATAAGTATGTTCCCACAGCTTGTTGCTGGACCTATTGTTAGATATAAAGATATTGCCACAGAAATTGATAACAGAAAAGTTACAACGGAAGATTTTGCATACGGAATACAGAGATTTATTTTAGGTTTGTTTAAAAAGATAATTATTGCTGACAATATGGCGATAATAGCAAATGCAATGTTTGACTGTAATCCTAAATTGAATTCGGTGTCCCTTGCATGGTTAGGAATAATAGCATATTCATTGCAGATATTTTTTGATTTTGCAGGATATAGTGATATGGCTATAGGATTAGGAAGAATGTTTGGATTCCATTTCCTTGAGAATTTTAACTATCCTTATATTTCAAAGAGTATTACGGAATTCTGGAGAAGATGGCATATTTCATTGTCATCATTTTTCAGGGACTATGTATATATTCCGCTTGGCGGAAACAGAAAACATGTATATCTTAATGTTGCAATCGTATTTTTGCTTACGGGAATATGGCATGGTGCAGCATTTACATATATAGCGTGGGGAATATGGCATGGCATATTCAACCTTACGGAAAAATTTATTAAATCCCATTCCAAATCTAAGGAAGTAACCGGGCATAATTTCAAAAGAGTTATAGTATCTGTTTTTCAACATGTATACACAATGCTTGTTGTTATGTTAGGCTGGGTAATGTTCAGATCATCAGGAATTAAACATGCTTTTAACTATATCAAGTCGTTATTTGGATTGAATAATCCTGAAATATCGGTATATAATGTCTGGCTGTACCTTAATAAATGGTCATTCCTTATATTGATATTGGGTCTGATTATGTGCACGCCATTACTGAAAAAGCTGTATGGTCTGCTTAAGAGAAAAGTAAACGAAAAAATATTAACACCTGTCAAATACATATTATTACTTGCTTTATTGTTGTTATGTGTACTGCAGGTTGCATCTAATTCATATTCAGCTTTTATATATTTTCAGTTTTAA
- a CDS encoding O-antigen ligase family protein encodes MILFSIFLIFLAKKDIKKMFWVSYLFIIGIPIGSTNVIMEYVDLINIKSVSINGFHVIISILTIYSIIELVKKRKTISWNKSYIKYIVFCVGIFTGLVLGLLHHKNFISDGQKYVMMMLYIFSIFVIFGNDFDIEKWIRYTIYGVSFGCLFSIFVNTLGDSMNFFYIEDLHKRSTETAFVVYSANITLLIIIYVFYGFLNSPVKKSKIPEYVGMAVCMYYNLFCAHNRTIIFVMALLMIIVLVLSISKDNWKSTQFRVKIIATVSVIAMVAAVMVVTKNELLMRLLNTDIFSKNDNGVTRFNTVKYYFRKLVKEPAGAGFGTPLPLINQWGRFHGISLFTDNAYVNVAMKTGIIGLAAFVFMIIVPVVKFFKNHGFNRKNVIIGLTYLGYLFLVTVMTGQFTNTYPITLFSISLVYALNVYANRNEQI; translated from the coding sequence ATGATATTATTTAGTATCTTTTTGATTTTCCTGGCGAAGAAAGACATTAAAAAAATGTTCTGGGTCAGCTATTTGTTTATAATAGGAATACCGATAGGAAGCACCAATGTTATTATGGAGTACGTTGACCTTATTAATATTAAATCTGTTTCCATAAACGGATTTCATGTTATTATAAGTATTCTTACGATTTATTCAATTATTGAACTTGTAAAAAAAAGAAAAACCATATCGTGGAATAAATCATACATTAAATATATTGTTTTCTGTGTTGGAATATTTACAGGTCTTGTTCTTGGACTGTTACATCACAAAAATTTTATTTCAGACGGACAGAAATACGTTATGATGATGTTATACATTTTTAGTATATTTGTCATATTCGGAAATGATTTTGATATAGAAAAGTGGATAAGATATACCATTTATGGAGTAAGTTTCGGATGTCTTTTTTCAATATTCGTAAATACTCTTGGGGATTCCATGAATTTCTTCTATATAGAGGATCTGCATAAACGGAGCACAGAAACCGCTTTTGTAGTTTATTCAGCAAACATTACATTACTGATAATAATATATGTATTTTATGGTTTCCTTAATTCGCCGGTTAAGAAGTCAAAAATACCGGAATATGTAGGTATGGCTGTATGTATGTATTATAATCTGTTCTGTGCACATAACAGGACAATAATTTTTGTGATGGCATTATTGATGATTATTGTTCTTGTCTTAAGTATCTCAAAAGATAACTGGAAGAGTACACAGTTCAGGGTTAAAATAATAGCAACGGTTTCGGTAATTGCTATGGTTGCAGCAGTTATGGTTGTTACCAAAAATGAACTGCTTATGAGACTTCTTAATACAGACATATTCAGTAAGAATGATAACGGCGTTACAAGATTTAATACGGTTAAATACTATTTCAGAAAGTTAGTGAAAGAACCTGCCGGTGCAGGCTTTGGAACTCCATTGCCTTTAATTAATCAGTGGGGAAGATTTCACGGTATAAGCTTGTTTACCGATAACGCTTATGTTAATGTTGCCATGAAAACAGGGATTATAGGGCTGGCAGCATTTGTTTTTATGATAATTGTACCGGTTGTCAAATTCTTCAAAAACCACGGTTTTAACAGAAAAAACGTAATTATCGGATTGACATATCTTGGATATCTGTTCCTTGTTACCGTAATGACCGGGCAATTTACAAACACATATCCTATTACGTTGTTTTCAATATCACTCGTATATGCTCTTAATGTATATGCTAATAGAAATGAACAAATATAA
- a CDS encoding glycosyltransferase, producing the protein MKVAFLVSELNGVGGVASVVKVLAKRFSEDNEILIVGRNNNIPDTDYKFINWNPDGGNVFEKFIKGVNKKTRLLCGERMSKIVEKATFPKRVLRELINIINEEHIDVIIGAAGYYSMMLGAIRSYVKTMTIGWQLNSYDAYFNTAGKYMWHKDRIYSRLVGNLDDYVVLNDYDKKKIKDELNINSTVIANIKTYESNETSDLQSKEFMAAGHLWNGKGFDLLIESFKIFAEKNNEWKLKIFGVGPDKDRLENMIREYRLDDRISLMGNTDSTKREFLKSGCFLMPSRWEGMPMIILESLEMGVPVIAYDITAMEPLVTDGMEGFIVKKFDTNAYAEKMLEIAENDELRHECGRNARIKARQFSKEIISEKWIELMEKHI; encoded by the coding sequence ATGAAAGTCGCTTTTCTTGTTTCAGAGTTAAACGGAGTCGGAGGAGTTGCATCAGTTGTTAAAGTCCTTGCAAAACGTTTTTCAGAAGATAATGAAATACTTATTGTTGGAAGAAATAATAATATTCCCGATACGGATTACAAGTTTATTAACTGGAATCCTGATGGAGGAAATGTTTTTGAGAAGTTTATAAAAGGAGTCAATAAAAAGACAAGATTACTTTGTGGTGAAAGGATGTCAAAGATAGTTGAGAAAGCCACATTCCCTAAAAGAGTATTAAGGGAACTCATTAATATTATTAACGAAGAACATATAGATGTCATTATTGGGGCAGCCGGATATTATTCCATGATGTTAGGTGCAATCAGATCATATGTAAAGACTATGACAATAGGGTGGCAGCTTAACTCATATGATGCATATTTTAATACTGCCGGTAAGTATATGTGGCATAAGGACAGGATATACAGCAGACTAGTAGGAAATCTTGATGATTATGTTGTTTTAAATGATTATGATAAAAAGAAAATAAAAGATGAACTCAATATTAATTCTACTGTTATTGCCAATATTAAGACATACGAAAGTAATGAGACTTCGGATTTACAAAGTAAGGAATTTATGGCAGCCGGACATTTATGGAATGGAAAAGGCTTTGATTTGTTAATAGAATCATTCAAAATCTTTGCTGAAAAGAATAATGAATGGAAACTTAAGATATTTGGAGTCGGACCGGATAAGGACCGGCTTGAAAATATGATTAGAGAATACAGACTTGATGACAGGATTTCCCTGATGGGAAATACCGATTCCACAAAGAGGGAATTCCTTAAATCCGGATGCTTTCTGATGCCGTCAAGATGGGAAGGAATGCCAATGATAATTCTTGAGTCCCTTGAGATGGGTGTTCCGGTAATTGCTTATGATATAACGGCAATGGAACCGCTTGTAACGGATGGAATGGAAGGATTCATTGTTAAAAAATTCGATACTAATGCTTATGCGGAAAAAATGCTTGAAATAGCAGAAAATGATGAATTAAGACATGAGTGCGGCCGTAATGCCAGAATTAAAGCAAGACAGTTTTCTAAAGAAATTATTTCAGAAAAATGGATTGAATTAATGGAGAAACATATATGA
- a CDS encoding glycosyltransferase family 4 protein, translated as MSGKKILYMCDYPIDLIGGAEKSTVTMAKAMAANGYEVAILAENSLNKDTAFDNIRLYQFKKSANKYIQVLQKAHNALKYIRKFKPDIVHIQFAQYSYVFLLLKKFHLVKSKIRIIYTDRHYFEAYNDRYKNMYRSYSHYFNDVICTTENNKNCWKQAVGDNETPRLHVVQNVIEDEWFEDSTDKRNLIRNENGINDDTLVIGFVGRYVDWKRWDTVLDICERLKGKNIYFAVCISNPVDSGENSELNEYISKLEKASEGRLICRMNAGKEIMQQMYAAMDIFVLTSEFESFGRTLVEAMSKKTVVIATNSGGAPNVVGNEKNLFPVGDSQKACDIIERYEDKALLDEDKQAFYNRGKDLFSENNMISKMIKIYEMER; from the coding sequence ATGTCTGGTAAGAAAATATTGTATATGTGTGATTATCCCATAGATTTAATCGGGGGAGCTGAAAAGTCGACAGTAACTATGGCTAAGGCTATGGCTGCCAATGGTTATGAGGTTGCAATTCTTGCTGAGAATTCTTTGAATAAGGATACAGCATTTGATAATATAAGGCTTTATCAATTTAAAAAATCGGCAAATAAATACATTCAGGTTTTACAGAAAGCGCATAATGCTCTTAAATATATAAGAAAGTTTAAACCTGATATAGTTCATATCCAGTTTGCACAGTATTCTTATGTGTTCCTTTTGCTGAAGAAATTCCATCTTGTTAAATCAAAGATAAGAATAATATATACGGACAGACATTATTTTGAAGCTTATAATGACAGATATAAGAATATGTACAGGAGCTATTCACATTATTTTAATGACGTCATATGCACAACGGAAAATAATAAAAATTGCTGGAAACAGGCTGTTGGAGATAATGAGACACCTAGACTTCATGTGGTTCAGAATGTAATAGAAGATGAATGGTTTGAAGATTCTACCGATAAAAGAAATTTAATTCGTAATGAAAATGGAATCAATGATGATACATTAGTTATTGGTTTTGTAGGAAGATATGTTGACTGGAAGCGTTGGGATACGGTACTTGATATATGCGAGAGATTAAAGGGTAAAAATATATATTTTGCAGTATGTATCAGTAATCCCGTAGATTCTGGCGAGAACAGTGAATTGAATGAATACATCAGTAAATTAGAAAAGGCTTCAGAAGGACGTCTTATATGCAGGATGAATGCAGGTAAAGAAATAATGCAGCAGATGTATGCGGCTATGGATATATTTGTTCTTACTTCAGAATTTGAATCATTCGGACGTACACTCGTTGAGGCAATGTCTAAGAAAACCGTGGTCATTGCAACTAATTCCGGTGGAGCACCTAATGTTGTCGGTAATGAGAAGAATCTCTTTCCGGTAGGCGATTCACAAAAAGCCTGTGATATAATTGAGAGATATGAAGATAAAGCTCTCCTTGACGAAGACAAACAGGCGTTTTATAACAGGGGAAAAGATTTATTCAGCGAAAATAACATGATAAGTAAAATGATTAAGATATACGAAATGGAAAGGTAA
- a CDS encoding alginate O-acetyltransferase AlgX-related protein, which translates to MLKKVYNIIFIVLFMAIISLPLIKANWKSGVVSEDENRYLTDTPKLIENGRFNPDFTSDVESWFKDNMGFRKYLIDTNARLQYEVFGRMLNKSNYYIGRHGDFIYATDAMIADYAHLNLRSDERVAQIGQSYQTISDWLGDKGIKFYNVQCWDKHSIYPEQFMASVNQIGDTSKTDQVVNYIKNNTTVNEISLKEMLLDKKKSYEVYSHYGDPTHWTERGAYFGYQYIMEKINEDNHNMYNILSEDDYDITVEDKGITLNGFIHEKDMMETFTIRNPKAVKADKSLMGEFGEDERHSIWINKDAGNDNRLLLMCDSYINSFIVEDFAESFSEVWLVWGDYTKDLDKVIELYNPDIVIYECAERVDRSDAVVEFADKIK; encoded by the coding sequence ATGCTTAAAAAAGTATATAATATCATTTTTATTGTATTGTTTATGGCAATTATTTCGTTACCTCTTATTAAAGCTAACTGGAAAAGTGGGGTTGTTTCTGAGGATGAGAACAGATATCTTACCGATACCCCTAAATTAATTGAAAATGGCAGATTTAATCCTGATTTTACAAGCGATGTTGAAAGCTGGTTTAAGGATAACATGGGATTTAGAAAGTATTTAATTGATACCAATGCAAGACTTCAGTACGAAGTGTTTGGCAGGATGCTTAACAAAAGTAATTATTACATAGGAAGACATGGCGACTTCATATATGCAACAGATGCCATGATTGCTGACTATGCCCATCTGAATCTTCGCAGTGACGAAAGAGTGGCACAGATAGGTCAGAGTTATCAGACTATAAGTGACTGGCTTGGAGACAAAGGAATTAAGTTTTACAATGTACAATGCTGGGACAAACACTCTATATATCCTGAACAGTTTATGGCATCGGTTAATCAGATTGGAGATACTTCCAAGACGGATCAGGTTGTTAATTATATAAAGAATAATACTACTGTAAATGAGATTTCCCTTAAAGAAATGCTGCTTGATAAGAAAAAATCATACGAAGTTTACAGCCATTATGGAGATCCTACCCATTGGACTGAAAGAGGCGCTTATTTTGGTTATCAGTATATTATGGAAAAGATAAATGAAGATAATCATAATATGTATAATATTCTCAGTGAAGATGATTATGACATAACTGTTGAAGACAAAGGCATTACCCTTAATGGATTTATACATGAGAAAGATATGATGGAAACATTTACTATCAGAAATCCTAAAGCTGTTAAAGCAGATAAATCGTTAATGGGTGAATTTGGAGAAGATGAAAGACACAGTATATGGATTAACAAAGACGCCGGAAATGATAACAGACTTTTGTTAATGTGTGACAGCTACATAAATAGTTTTATAGTTGAAGATTTCGCAGAAAGTTTTTCAGAAGTATGGCTTGTGTGGGGCGATTATACCAAAGACCTGGATAAGGTTATTGAGTTGTATAATCCTGATATTGTTATATATGAATGTGCAGAACGTGTTGACAGAAGTGATGCAGTTGTTGAATTTGCTGATAAGATAAAATAA